Proteins from a genomic interval of Salmo salar chromosome ssa14, Ssal_v3.1, whole genome shotgun sequence:
- the irx1 gene encoding iroquois-class homeodomain protein IRX-1, translated as MSFSQLGYSQFLSGSQEVYGGDRAGLGRDGGADGGVNQAATAAAVSSMLGMYGNPWAAQNYSAFLPYSGADLALISQMNPQYDLKDSPGAHPGGLAVHASAGFYPYGQYGYGDPNRAKAATRETTSTLKAWLQEHQKNPYPTKGEKIMLAIITKMTLTQVSTWFANARRRLKKENKVTWGRSAEDRDGRIFSSDNEDEPEKHGSEDEEEEEIDLESIDIDKVEENPGDQREVEGEGKLAARDVSDSGSLESQRTMSVKALRSMEGPISLIKAPVGACKNAVDLSPNAPGCQRPPQNKPKIWSLAETATSPDSSIKPSPAVSIPHQATIPSHHPALLPGHGIYTCQIGKQLHNWANAAFLSANSLLGVRSLLGAANPAGHHMPLHGPLNHQDARLTQASGASCTEEESGDESLESFSPKRDDDVNIRRSGSPKSPFQLITDRSHHGTAQRALSTISTI; from the exons ATGTCTTTCTCGCAGCTGGGGTACTCCCagtttctaagtggctcccaggAGGTTTACGGGGGCGACCGGGCCGGCTTAGGCCGGGATGGAGGCGCGGATGGCGGCGTGAATCAGGCAGCTACTGCCGCTGCAGTTAGCTCGATGCTGGGGATGTATGGTAACCCGTGGGCGGCTCAGAACTACAGCGCGTTTCTCCCCTACAGCGGTGCAGACCTCGCCCTCATATCGCAAATG AACCCTCAGTACGATCTGAAGGACAGCCCAGGAGCTCACCCGGGAGGTCTGGCTGTCCACGCCAGCGCAGGGTTCTACCCGTACGGCCAGTATGGCTATGGCGACCCGAACCGAGCCAAGGCCGCTACGAGGGAGACCACCAGCACTCTGAAGGCCTGGTTGCAGGAGCACCAGAAGAACCCGTATCCCACCAAGGGAGAAAAGATCATGCTGGCCATCATCACCAAGATGACACTCACACAG GTGTCCACGTGGTTCGCCAACGCGCGCCGGCGTCTGAAGAAGGAGAACAAGGTGACGTGGGGCCGCAGCGCGGAGGACCGGGATGGACGGATCTTCAGCAGCGACAATGAGGACGAGCCTGAAAAACATGGGAgcgaggatgaagaggaggaggagatcgaTTTAGAAAGTATCGACATCGATAAAGTCGAAGAAAACCCAGGAGATCAGAGGgaagtggagggagaggggaagctgGCCGCCAGGGACGTATCGGATTCTGGTAGCTTGGAGAGCCAGAGGACGATGTCTGTCAAGGCCCTCAGAAGTATGGAGGGGCCTATTTCTCTCATTAAGGCTCCTGTTGGTGCTTGTAAAAACGCTGTGGATCTTTCCCCCAATGCACCGGGGTGCCAGAGGCCCCCACAGAACAAACCCAAAATCTGGTCTCTGGCGGAGACGGCCACAAGCCCCGACAGTTCCATCAAACCTTCCCCGGCTGTCTCGATTCCTCACCAGGCCACGATCCCCTCCCACCACCCGGCCCTACTCCCGGGTCATGGAATATACACATGCCAGATCGGGAAGCAGCTCCACAACTGGGCCAATGCGGCGTTCCTCAGCGCCAACTCTCTGCTGGGTGTCAGGTCACTTCTCGGCGCGGCAAACCCAGCCGGACACCACATGCCTCTCCAtggcccgctgaaccatcaggaCGCACGGTTGACGCAGGCCTCAGGGGCATCGTgcacagaggaggagagtggagatgAGTCGTTGGAGAGCTTCAGTCCAAAGCGAGATG ATGACGTGAATATTCGCAGGTCTGGCTCGCCGAAGTCTCCCTTCCAGCTGATTACTGACAG ATCTCACCACGGAACGGCGCAGCGGGCCCTCTCGACAATTTCCACAATATGA